From a region of the Phragmites australis chromosome 21, lpPhrAust1.1, whole genome shotgun sequence genome:
- the LOC133902985 gene encoding agglutinin isolectin 3-like — protein sequence MTMFTAARASNLLGTMTALACVMVAARAQRCGKQAGGVICPNNLCCSQYGYCGLGSNYCGAGCQSGACCPSLRCGSQAGGATCPNNQCCSQYGYCGFGQEFCGDGCQSGACRANRKCGSLAGGQVCPDNLCCSQYGYCGLGSEFCGDGCQSGACCTKRCGRQAGGAICPNDYCCSRDGYCGLGGDYCGAGCQSGHCHGHGVGETTIAVEELFNKTTSVETNTTLAQ from the coding sequence ATGACAATGTTCACCGCAGCGAGAGCTTCGAACCTGCTGGGCACTATGACCGCCCTCGCCTGTGTAATGGTGGCCGCGCGTGCGCAGCGTTGCGGCAAGCAGGCCGGCGGCGTGATATGCCCAAATAACCTCTGCTGCAGCCAGTACGGGTATTGCGGTCTTGGCAGCAACTACTGCGGCGCCGGCTGCCAAAGCGGTGCTTGCTGCCCTAGCCTTCGGTGCGGCAGCCAAGCCGGCGGTGCAACTTGTCCCAACAACCAATGCTGCAGTCAATACGGTTATTGCGGCTTCGGTCAAGAATTCTGCGGTGACGGCTGCCAAAGTGGAGCTTGCCGCGCCAACAGAAAGTGCGGAAGCTTGGCCGGCGGCCAAGTATGCCCCGACAACCTCTGTTGCAGCCAGTACGGGTATTGCGGCCTCGGCTCAGAGTTCTGCGGTGATGGCTGCCAGAGCGGTGCCTGTTGCACCAAGCGCTGCGGCAGGCAGGCTGGTGGCGCCATTTGCCCCAACGACTACTGTTGCAGTCGGGACGGATATTGCGGCCTCGGCGGCGATTACTGCGGCGCCGGCTGCCAAAGCGGCCACTGTCATGGTCATGGCGTCGGCGAAACGACCATTGCCGTGGaggagctcttcaacaagactACTTCAGTTGAAACCAATACAACTTTAGCGCAGTAG